In Candidatus Cloacimonadota bacterium, the following are encoded in one genomic region:
- a CDS encoding GNAT family N-acetyltransferase, with product MAIEYLENNKVTAKEIMQVFESVGWNKSLDNIVNAFQNSWYITAYDNDKLIAFARAISDNHYYTSIFDVVVMPEYQKRGIAKEMMKRLIERFQGTYFFLTFTEGNRDFYAKCGFQDNISAMWIPK from the coding sequence ATGGCTATTGAATACTTAGAGAACAATAAAGTTACTGCTAAAGAAATTATGCAGGTTTTTGAAAGTGTTGGCTGGAATAAATCTTTGGATAATATCGTTAATGCATTTCAAAATTCATGGTACATTACAGCGTATGATAACGACAAGCTGATCGCTTTTGCTCGAGCTATTTCGGATAATCATTATTATACAAGCATATTTGATGTCGTAGTTATGCCCGAATATCAGAAGCGAGGTATTGCAAAGGAGATGATGAAACGATTGATCGAAAGATTTCAAGGAACTTACTTCTTTTTAACTTTTACTGAAGGTAATCGAGACTTTTACGCTAAGTGCGGTTTCCAGGATAATATTTCAGCGATGTGGATCCCCAAATAA
- a CDS encoding SurA N-terminal domain-containing protein, translating into MKRNQILLIVTITTIILAIVNSGCSRRPSNYIGMVNNRPITYEEYMIAQRYQFENYVVTTGFTPDTVTREQLSNQAFNNIVERNIFEEKLRKFNITVSYSEVIDTLTTNIPAVIINSGLFTEDGIFNHEKYRESLLTNNPVDLSILVRDYAETYVPRVKLKEKVIANYHIPEQEIRDEYLALNSSADASIICLYPSHFENVVIYDREIRDYYNENRFDYLTEPYAQIKYVIFPLKPSALDSLATKTKIDSIYTELMDDVPFPILAGNLSDSQTSVNRGEMPFMELEHFPVRIRNDLERLRLEEFTRPFAVTDGWVIYQLMARTRNMVKLREIFIKHRPSQRTRELLYNRIVNIRELATELGLENTAYEYDLDIYTTDIVKPEDPFIPYLGKSDGLIERAINARPGAIFEPISHNQLQAFVLVEVVDNQSRDFLPLQVVYDDIQVLLQKKRQFELAKQTAASYQRRFGYNRIIEEAEKEGFPVLHFDNFSINTYFPEIDPIHLTRAMFPSGRNRTVAQPVVGENGVYLGIVHRLDAADTDYLTTAVRSLIRERIIKNRGDELFNEWFQEQKANAKVHDWRNRLR; encoded by the coding sequence ATGAAAAGAAACCAAATCTTATTGATAGTAACGATAACTACTATTATTTTAGCAATTGTCAATAGCGGTTGCTCAAGAAGACCGAGTAATTATATAGGTATGGTAAACAACCGGCCTATCACCTATGAAGAATACATGATAGCACAACGTTATCAGTTCGAAAACTATGTAGTTACCACAGGATTTACTCCTGACACTGTTACTAGAGAACAATTAAGCAATCAAGCCTTTAACAATATTGTCGAAAGAAATATCTTTGAAGAAAAGCTTCGCAAGTTTAATATCACTGTATCATATAGTGAGGTGATTGATACTTTAACTACCAACATTCCTGCAGTGATTATTAATTCTGGCTTGTTTACCGAAGATGGGATTTTTAACCATGAAAAATATCGTGAATCACTCTTAACGAATAATCCCGTTGATTTATCTATTTTGGTTAGGGACTATGCAGAGACCTACGTTCCCCGTGTTAAACTGAAAGAGAAAGTCATTGCTAATTATCATATTCCTGAACAGGAAATTCGTGACGAATATCTTGCCTTAAACTCTTCTGCTGACGCATCGATCATTTGTCTATACCCCTCACATTTTGAGAATGTTGTTATTTACGACCGTGAAATTAGAGATTACTATAATGAAAATCGCTTTGATTATTTAACAGAACCCTATGCGCAAATCAAGTATGTTATCTTCCCCTTGAAACCGAGTGCTTTAGATTCTCTTGCTACAAAAACCAAGATTGATTCTATCTATACCGAATTAATGGATGATGTTCCTTTCCCGATATTAGCCGGTAATTTATCCGATTCTCAGACTTCAGTAAATAGAGGTGAGATGCCGTTTATGGAATTAGAACACTTTCCTGTAAGAATACGCAATGATTTGGAAAGATTGCGGTTGGAAGAATTTACCAGACCATTTGCAGTTACTGATGGCTGGGTGATCTATCAACTAATGGCTAGAACACGGAATATGGTGAAACTACGGGAAATATTCATCAAACATCGTCCTTCACAACGAACCCGGGAGCTTTTATACAATAGAATTGTTAATATACGAGAACTAGCTACAGAACTCGGATTAGAAAATACTGCCTATGAGTATGATCTAGATATCTATACAACGGATATTGTCAAACCTGAAGATCCATTTATCCCTTATCTTGGTAAGAGTGATGGCTTAATTGAAAGAGCTATTAATGCCCGTCCGGGTGCTATTTTTGAACCGATTTCCCATAACCAACTACAAGCTTTCGTCCTTGTAGAGGTAGTCGATAACCAGAGTCGTGATTTTCTTCCATTACAGGTAGTATATGATGATATACAAGTACTACTACAAAAAAAGAGACAGTTTGAACTAGCAAAACAGACAGCTGCATCGTATCAACGAAGATTCGGCTATAATAGAATAATAGAAGAAGCAGAGAAAGAGGGTTTTCCAGTGCTTCATTTTGATAACTTCTCAATCAATACCTATTTCCCCGAAATTGATCCTATCCACCTGACACGAGCTATGTTCCCATCAGGTAGAAATAGAACTGTTGCTCAACCTGTTGTAGGAGAAAATGGCGTTTATCTTGGAATAGTACACCGGCTTGATGCTGCTGACACAGATTACTTGACGACGGCAGTCCGTTCTCTAATTAGAGAAAGAATAATCAAAAACAGAGGTGATGAACTATTTAATGAATGGTTTCAAGAACAAAAAGCTAACGCTAAAGTCCATGACTGGCGAAATCGCCTGAGATAA
- a CDS encoding T9SS type A sorting domain-containing protein translates to MKAQQLLFYSLLMFFLLSCSLFANEKTVEWYEEQGLIPETFREVTQIQGTRSLREIPEGGLILIPDSTPKRVMAFDPQTGDLIDANFIPPYPDYLSTPIHIVMNAEETGFLMTDQLRDLVLKFSLDGLYEGIFAPIGGVDNTILDNIRGMFVRDDGHYLVTVAAGGNAHAIAEFDSNGQYLGNFINNGAGGLNGPWDIIYRPDFNDYLISTSGSNAIHRYDENGVSLGMFVPSINFPEQMQLLPNGNVLVATFSAPSGVYEFNSQGVQVGFYGPVTALRGVYELPNGNILVTNGTGVYEINRQGALVDTKIAGVSARFITFVGHGVGHSIPFEEDFETGSLPEDWLQEYIEGTNDWTFQNGGHLGYPSDAYEGDYNALFYSATVGHSTTLITPPLLIGNAINPVLRFQHAQAVWGTSQDELSVYYRIGDVGDWVLLESYNMNVPQWTERMISLPEADDLFYIGFEAISGGGYGVCIDMVEVFDHVYPIMEVTPLAINVILVEGESTTESLTISNVGTADLEYEITFQEPAAWLTVTAPTGTVLPNESVNVDLEIDTIDLTGGENYSATLIVTDNYFGMEINVTISLYVEELILNPPLNLSAEIGMFFIELSWDEPISNNRNLLGYNLYRQDSPEGNFEQINTVIIAQEYYLDDELQPSIYSYYVTAVYTQGESDPSDVLEVLLPEQVALPTIEPEPGVYNETIYLELFCDTEEANIHYTFLDEVPDEDSSLYEVPIYLDQSATITARAFKDGLFPSPLLIAEYTIVVSADDVTNLAPVTNLYAAYPNPFNPNTTITFSLAEPSQVKIEIFNIHGQKVKALINETRNSGLHTLHWDGSNEEGKSVRSGIYFYRMTVNDFVSTRKMMLIQ, encoded by the coding sequence ATGAAAGCTCAACAGCTATTATTCTATTCATTATTAATGTTTTTCTTATTATCCTGCAGTCTTTTTGCTAATGAGAAGACAGTAGAATGGTATGAAGAACAAGGACTAATACCTGAAACATTTAGAGAAGTAACCCAAATTCAAGGTACAAGATCTTTAAGGGAAATTCCGGAAGGGGGGTTAATATTAATACCGGACAGTACTCCTAAACGGGTAATGGCATTTGACCCGCAAACCGGTGATTTAATTGATGCTAATTTTATACCGCCTTATCCCGATTATTTATCAACACCAATCCACATTGTTATGAATGCAGAAGAAACCGGATTTTTAATGACAGACCAGTTAAGGGATTTGGTGCTGAAGTTTAGTTTAGATGGTCTTTATGAAGGGATTTTTGCTCCAATTGGTGGGGTTGATAATACGATATTGGACAATATCCGGGGTATGTTTGTTCGTGATGATGGACATTATCTGGTAACTGTAGCAGCGGGTGGTAATGCTCATGCTATCGCGGAATTTGATTCAAACGGTCAGTATTTGGGAAATTTCATTAACAATGGAGCAGGTGGCTTAAATGGTCCTTGGGACATTATCTACAGACCGGATTTTAATGATTATCTAATTAGTACCAGTGGTAGTAATGCAATTCACCGGTATGATGAAAACGGTGTATCTTTAGGGATGTTTGTGCCTTCGATCAACTTTCCCGAACAGATGCAGTTATTACCGAATGGTAACGTTTTAGTAGCAACCTTCAGTGCACCGAGTGGTGTCTATGAGTTTAATAGTCAAGGTGTACAGGTAGGATTTTATGGACCTGTGACTGCTCTACGTGGTGTTTATGAATTACCTAACGGCAATATACTGGTTACTAATGGCACTGGTGTATATGAGATAAATAGACAGGGAGCTTTAGTTGATACAAAAATTGCCGGAGTCAGTGCTCGCTTTATAACATTTGTAGGTCATGGTGTTGGTCATAGCATTCCTTTTGAGGAGGATTTTGAAACAGGTTCACTTCCAGAAGACTGGCTACAGGAGTATATAGAAGGTACCAATGATTGGACTTTTCAAAACGGAGGTCATTTAGGGTATCCTTCTGATGCATATGAAGGCGATTACAACGCTCTCTTTTATTCGGCTACAGTCGGTCATAGTACAACCCTGATCACTCCGCCGCTATTGATCGGCAACGCTATAAATCCGGTACTTCGGTTCCAGCATGCTCAGGCAGTTTGGGGTACTTCTCAGGACGAGCTTAGTGTTTATTATCGAATTGGTGACGTTGGTGATTGGGTTCTCTTAGAGAGCTATAATATGAATGTACCTCAATGGACGGAGAGGATGATAAGTTTACCGGAAGCAGATGATCTCTTTTATATTGGCTTTGAAGCTATTTCTGGTGGTGGATATGGTGTCTGTATTGATATGGTAGAAGTATTTGACCATGTTTACCCGATCATGGAGGTCACACCTTTGGCTATCAATGTGATTCTCGTTGAGGGAGAAAGCACAACAGAATCACTTACGATCAGCAATGTCGGAACAGCAGATTTAGAGTATGAGATAACATTTCAAGAACCGGCTGCATGGTTGACTGTTACTGCACCGACAGGAACAGTTTTACCTAATGAATCTGTTAATGTAGATCTGGAGATTGATACTATTGATCTTACAGGTGGTGAAAACTATAGCGCAACTTTGATAGTTACCGATAATTACTTTGGTATGGAGATCAATGTCACGATAAGCTTATATGTAGAAGAATTGATTCTCAATCCACCTCTCAATCTCTCTGCTGAGATAGGGATGTTTTTTATTGAACTTTCTTGGGACGAACCGATATCTAATAATCGCAATTTACTCGGGTATAATCTATATAGGCAGGATAGTCCTGAGGGTAATTTCGAACAGATAAATACCGTAATTATTGCTCAAGAGTATTATCTTGATGATGAACTACAACCCAGTATATACTCCTACTATGTAACGGCTGTTTATACCCAGGGAGAATCAGATCCTTCTGATGTTCTGGAAGTTTTATTACCAGAGCAGGTTGCACTCCCGACAATTGAGCCAGAACCGGGAGTTTACAACGAAACGATATACCTTGAACTTTTCTGCGATACTGAAGAAGCTAATATCCACTACACATTCTTAGATGAGGTTCCCGATGAAGATTCTTCACTCTATGAAGTGCCGATTTATCTGGATCAATCAGCAACAATAACAGCTCGAGCTTTTAAAGATGGTCTGTTTCCAAGTCCTCTTCTCATTGCTGAATATACTATAGTGGTTTCTGCTGATGATGTGACAAACTTAGCACCAGTAACGAATCTTTACGCTGCGTATCCCAATCCATTCAATCCCAATACAACAATAACTTTCTCACTCGCTGAACCATCACAAGTGAAGATTGAGATCTTTAATATTCATGGTCAAAAGGTGAAAGCACTGATTAATGAAACGAGGAATTCAGGTCTTCATACACTCCATTGGGATGGTAGTAACGAGGAAGGAAAATCGGTGAGAAGCGGTATATATTTCTATAGAATGACCGTGAACGATTTCGTATCAACCAGAAAGATGATGCTTATTCAATAG
- the trxA gene encoding thioredoxin has protein sequence MAVLELNKDNFEQEIGSGVALVDFWAPWCGPCRIIGPVVEEIAEEMQDIKVGKINIDNNQDLAVQFNVMSIPTIIIFKDGKPMSSSVGVVSKKALIEKIQAVL, from the coding sequence ATGGCAGTATTAGAGTTAAACAAAGATAATTTTGAACAAGAAATTGGTTCTGGAGTAGCGTTAGTAGATTTCTGGGCACCTTGGTGTGGCCCGTGCCGTATTATCGGTCCTGTTGTAGAAGAAATTGCAGAAGAGATGCAAGATATAAAAGTAGGCAAAATCAATATCGACAATAATCAAGATTTGGCAGTACAGTTCAATGTAATGAGTATTCCGACTATTATTATTTTCAAAGACGGCAAACCAATGAGTTCTTCAGTTGGAGTCGTTTCCAAAAAAGCACTGATAGAAAAGATCCAAGCAGTTCTATAA